Proteins encoded within one genomic window of Rubripirellula tenax:
- a CDS encoding secondary thiamine-phosphate synthase enzyme YjbQ codes for MWFQRTISLPAARRGYHLVTRSITDAMPEIEQLSIGSMHVFIQHTSASLTINENADPDVRVDFETAMNHAVPETLAYVHTLEGPDDMPAHVKASMMGASVTVPITDGRLSLGTWQGIYLCEHRNHGGSRRVVITVQGE; via the coding sequence ATGTGGTTTCAACGCACGATTTCTTTACCCGCTGCACGGCGTGGATATCACCTGGTTACCCGATCGATCACGGATGCGATGCCCGAAATCGAACAATTGAGCATCGGATCGATGCACGTCTTTATCCAGCACACCAGCGCGTCGTTGACCATCAACGAAAACGCTGACCCCGATGTGCGGGTCGATTTTGAAACTGCGATGAACCACGCGGTTCCCGAAACGTTGGCGTACGTTCACACGTTGGAAGGTCCGGACGACATGCCGGCACATGTCAAAGCATCCATGATGGGAGCCAGCGTGACGGTGCCGATCACGGACGGTCGGCTGAGCCTGGGGACCTGGCAAGGCATCTATTTGTGCGAGCATCGCAACCATGGCGGCAGCCGCCGTGTCGTGATCACCGTCCAAGGCGAATGA
- a CDS encoding 1,4-dihydroxy-6-naphthoate synthase — translation MFDSSALDPVDRMMAPTNPSTSSGRIRLGISTCPNDTFAFAGLIDRRVDWRGLQFDIELIDIQQLNDRLFEGDFDVAKTSFHAALLMADRTVVLPSGSALGFGVGPLLLAAESGASPNDGPAVTLCPGRHTTASLLFSLFYRDAEAPKHCVFSDIMPRLKAHQADFGVCIHEGRFTWQAEGLHLVEDLGTRWERETDSPLPLGGIVADRKLGDDVIAKVQAVIRDSLELAMADPSSAMPTMRQHAQEFDDDVLMKHVQLYVNEWTVDLGSVGRSALRRLAQMSEANGIVERAEAGLEVWA, via the coding sequence TTGTTTGATTCGTCGGCCTTGGATCCCGTCGATCGCATGATGGCTCCAACGAATCCTTCAACGTCGTCTGGGCGGATCCGGCTGGGGATTTCCACGTGCCCCAACGACACGTTCGCATTTGCCGGGCTGATCGACCGCCGCGTCGATTGGCGAGGACTTCAATTCGACATCGAACTGATCGACATTCAGCAATTGAACGATCGATTGTTCGAGGGCGACTTTGATGTGGCGAAGACCAGCTTTCACGCTGCATTGCTGATGGCCGATCGAACCGTCGTTCTGCCCAGCGGATCGGCCCTGGGTTTCGGCGTCGGACCGTTGTTGCTGGCGGCCGAGTCCGGGGCGTCGCCTAACGACGGGCCGGCGGTAACACTCTGCCCCGGCCGGCACACAACTGCATCGCTGTTGTTTTCATTGTTCTATCGCGACGCCGAAGCTCCAAAGCACTGCGTATTTTCGGACATCATGCCACGCTTGAAAGCTCACCAGGCGGACTTCGGTGTCTGTATCCACGAGGGTCGCTTTACTTGGCAAGCCGAAGGACTGCACTTGGTCGAAGATCTGGGGACGCGTTGGGAACGCGAGACGGATTCGCCGCTGCCATTGGGTGGGATCGTGGCCGACCGCAAACTTGGGGATGATGTGATTGCGAAGGTCCAGGCCGTGATTCGCGATTCGTTGGAGTTGGCGATGGCTGATCCATCGTCTGCGATGCCGACGATGCGCCAGCATGCTCAAGAATTCGACGACGATGTGTTGATGAAGCACGTCCAGCTTTACGTCAACGAATGGACCGTTGACTTGGGTTCGGTGGGTCGATCGGCACTCCGGCGTCTTGCGCAGATGTCAGAAGCGAACGGAATCGTCGAACGCGCGGAGGCAGGGCTGGAAGTCTGGGCATAA